GTTAAGATGTCTCGCAATACGGAACCGACAAAAGGAATAGCTTCTATGGTTCCCAGTTCGATGCTAAAACGCCAAAATCCTTCTTGATCCCAAGAGAGGATCATTGCTGTCCAACCCAATCCAATTGCACTTAGGGTAAACAAAATTGCACTTATCCAAGCAGTCAGCCAACTCTTACGAAATTGTCTGCTGATAAACATGACCACAATTTGAATCAGGGCAATGACAACAACCGCGTTACCAGCAATCTGGTGTGCTTTGTGGAACAACCAGCCGTATGGGACTTCCGTATCAATGATTTTTAACGACTGGTAAGCTCTACCTGCTGCTGGTTCATAGTAAAAGGACAGCAAAATTCCAGTAGTCGCACCAACCAAGGTCAGGGTAATGATGACTACCGATAATATCGTCGTTATTCGCCGCAGAACTACATCAGACTGAGTGTTGTGCATAACTGAGTGCTCCTATTCTTAACTCTTTATTTACTTTTATTACGAGTTTAACTAAGAATTATTAAGAATAGTTATTTTTTGAGGAGAGATCAGGACTCACCTAGCTGATAACTTTTTTAAATCAAATAAGACAACCAAGCTTGTAACGGTTCTGGTGAACCGTACCACCGTGGAGAACTTCTGGGAGAATGCTTGACTCCCTCAATAACAAGATTTTCCGCCCCCTCAAGATGAGCAGCTTCAATGGGTATAATTCCATCACCCCAAGTGTTACCTTTGCCGCAGGTTAACTGATAACTACTGTAAGCTAACCAACTACCCCGCCGTCTTTGCCCAAAGATCGTTTTTCCGGCAACACAAACGTAGCGAACATTTTTGTAAAATGCTCCTGGATAGTTTTGATTCACAAAATCCAAATTCCAACGCGTCCAGCGTTCTTGGCTAACATGAGGTGTCCCCAAAGTGAGCAGAGTTCCTACCAAAGGGTAAGCTTGCCATATAGATGACTTGATTTCACCGCGTCCTAAGTAAGGTTTTTCTCCAAGGTAGATACGAGATATCCAACCTCCTGCTGAGTGACCAATTAAGTTAATTTGAGACGCATTGCATCGCTGTAATATCTGCTTGACCGTATCATCGAGTTGCCGCAAAATAGGCGTCATAGGTCTTCCGCCAAGAGTGGGTATCCAGTCACGCCGTCGCAGCGGTACCGTGACCGTGGGAAAACCCAACTGTTGCAAGGATTTTTCTAGTGGACGGTAAGCGATCGCGCTTTCTAGATATCCAGGCAAAATAACTGTCGGTAATGGCATTTTTGATTGTGGAAAAGGCAACCCTATTAGATATCATTGTATACCCAGCCTTACGCAAGTGCCCGGACTTGGAAGAAAAAGTTAAATTCTATAAAGATAATGCTTTTGCAAGCATAGCCGTAGCAAATGCAACTTTTTAAGAAAAAATGCGTCGTTTTGAAAAAACATAACAAGCCATAAGTCCAAAAATTGGTGTTATTCCTGTTTCTAATTCCCGACAGGAAGCTATTATTTGTAGAGGGACGCTTCCGTTCTACTATATGTTACCTCAATGTTACCTCAAAGATAAAATTGCTAGATAACTGCAACCGAGCCGAGTGAACGATAACAGCTATGTCCTACGTCTCCCTCCTGAAAAATCTACCAGAATTCTTAAGCCAGCCTACTGGAATAGCAGCCATAGCATCTGTTGGTATTCACGGTGCTATTGCGTTGCTGCTGCCGATAGTGCCAATGGATTCCAAACCCAAACAAGAAGCATCATCAAAAAACAGCGTTGGACTTGTTGAATTAAGTCAGGCTGAACAAAGCCGTCTGCCAAAACCGGGCACGCCACAACTATCGTTACAACCTCAAGCGCCCGTACTACCACAAGTTCCCCCGCCAAGCTTTGCCAATCAATCAATTCCATCATTGCCGCCCATGCCACCAGCAGCGGCTTCTACCGATCTAATACTACCCCCGCTTCCCAGAACAAATAACATAGCCATTGCGTCCTTGCCTAAAAGCCAGTCATTGCCAATTCTTTCCCAGAGAGATTTGCAACCTAGTCCCTCCTTTAGTACGAAAGTAAGACCGTTTCCTCGTTATGTAGACAGGGTACAATTAGGCGAATCTAAGCCGCTGGAGTCTTCCAGAATTCCTTACAATGTGCCTTCAGTGCAGGCCGCTAACATATCTCAGGCACAGGAAATGATTAATACTTCTGCTCCTGTTAGGTCTGAGCAGATGCCTGCTGCATCTTCCTCAGAGGGAAGTACCGCCACACAAACCACTGAGTCTGGGGGTGAGGGATCACAAGTTGCTAGACAACAGCTAGTCACGCCAGTTGTACAACCTCCACTAGCTGGGGATAATAGTATAGCCCTGAGAGGGCAAAACCTCCCGCAATTGCCGCAAGGTTCTAATTTCACAGTACCTAAGCTGCCATCACTAGTACCTGAGTCGCCATCACTAGCCACTGAGCAGTTGGCGTCGAAACCCAAGACTTTTGTAGAGCGTTTCAGTGAAGCCAAAAAGCAATATCCTGACTTAGAAACGAAGCAGCCTATAGCCGCAATAATCAATGCTAAAGCGGAGGAAGAAGGCAACGTTGAGGGTGATTTGGTAATCAATGGTGCAGGTCAAGTAGAATCTATAGGCTTTCACGATAACTCCGTCTCCTCTGACCTCAAAACATCTGTCAGGGAATATTTCAGGGAATATTTCCAAAAAAATCCTGTCCAAGCAAATGGCAAGCCCAAGTTTTACCCATTTAACATTTCGTTTAAGTCTAACAGCAGCAACATTTCTAAAACTCCTGCACCAGAACTGTCAACCTCATCTCAAGTCAATCAAACACAACCAATAACTCAAGCACAACGAAGCCTTATTCAACGTTTGCGTCCAGTCGAGGTCAATTCACTACCATCTAAAGAACCGCAAAAAGTCAAGCTGACTCAGCCTTTGCGTCCAGAGGCAGTCAATCAACAAGTATCCCAAAGCCGTCAGACGAGCGTCGCACCACAAGCCAATCAACAAAGACAAACATCTCGGCAACAGGTGATTCAAAGACAGACAACCTCCGCACCACAAGCCAATCAACAAAGACAAACGTCAAGGCAACAGGTAGTTGTGAGGCAGTCTGCGTCTTCTTCACAAACCGATACAGAACAACAAACATCACAGCAGCAGGTGGTTGTGAAGCAGACGACATCTGCACCGCCAGCTAATCAAGAACAAGCTTCTCAGCAAGAAGTCAGTAGCAATCTGCCTGCTACCTCTGTTGAATCTAGTAAAAAACTAATCAGACAGTTGCGTGAATTCAGAGACAAAAGACACGGGGGCAATCAAGAACAATAAAAACAGTTAGATGAGGAATTGAGAATATGTTCGTCGTCAGCGCTGATAACGAACCAATAACCTTATCTAAAATTCCTTGGCTTACTTCCCAATAACAAAAAACCCTCTAGTGTTTCAGAGGGTTGTCTTTTTGCAAATTTTTCAGCTACCTTGCCAGCCTTGTTCCGCTTTCTGAAAAACGTAAGCAGCTACCTCTAGAATCTCCTGTTCGCTCAACTTACTCTTGTATGCTGGCATTGCATTTTTCCCATTTTGCACCAGGTAGATAATCGCTTGAATTGAGTCCGCATCATAATTTTCCAGGTACTTTGATAAAGCTTCCTTTTTCAAAGTTTTTTCATCAATGAGGATGTTACCACCACCTATGTGACAAGAAGCGCAGTTAGCGTTAAAGATTTTGCCACCGTTGGATATTTCGCCTGCAAATGCTGTATGAATGAATGTAAATTGGAACAGGGCGATCGCGAATATAAAGATAAATAAAACTCTTCTCAAGAGATTCTCCTTGCAACTAGCCTCCAGCCACTCAAAACACCGTCTTCAGTTACTATTCTAGGGCTGCTAGAAGCCTTAAAAGAACTACTCTTTTATACAGTTCTCACTCACTCGTGCTCATAGATATTGGATACATCTCGTTTGAAAAATTTATCAAAATTAGCGGTGACGAGCTTACCCCCCTCCGTTGCTACTAACATCTCAGACGAGGATAAAACTTGTCACCGCTGATCACTCCTTATACTCACTACCCTAACATTAGGCTATGTTACCTAGGAGCGAATTTCGCTAATTAGCACGACGAAGTGTTTTTTGTCAACAGCGTTACATCTAGCCTTGCACAGTAACTTTGCCTACCATGCCAGCGCCACGATGAGGTTCGCAGTAGAAGGTGTAGTCACCAGGAGGTGTGTCTGCTGAGAAAGTTGTTTCATATTCTTGACCAGGACTCATCAGCAACTGCTTATGAGACAGAGATTTAGCTAGATCGGCGCTCTTGTTTGGGTTTTTAGCAGCATCAAACACAACATTATGGGGAGGAACTTTGTTGTTCACCCATTTAATTGTGTCGCCTGGTTTAATTGTCAACTTATTTGGTTCAAATGCCAGCATGCCCTTGTCACTACCCAGCTTTACAGTATATGTCTCAGCCGCAGCACTGGGAGCGAAAACAGCGAAGCTACTAACAACTAAAAAAATTGTTAACAGTGCTAAACTAAAGCGCCGTAAACTTGACGCAATAAATTTCATGGCTTTCTCCTAACAGCAGGTTTTATTTTCACTTATTCATTTTAAATAAAATTAAGCCTAAATATGACAATCTGTCGTAGATGCAAGTTTTTTTAAACAATGGCGAGCCATTAATAGTTAAATTGAATGCAATCAGCAATGACCTCTTGACTCGGAAACGCAAAAATGCATCTCTCTAATCAGAGAAAAAACAATCAGTAAGAGAATAGATTTCTGTTTTTAGTTGAGGAGTATTTAATGACTTTTCAAAAATCTTGATTACCCCAACCAGGAGCCTTTGGTGCTGCTGTGACAACGAAAGCAGCTAAACTTTCCACATCCTGTTGGGATAACAAACCTGGAGTTACCTGACGGCAAAAAAAGTTCATTCACCACCATTGTACCTTATAGGTTTCCGTATAAAAGCAACAAACGCATTAATGTTATCTCGTGGGGAGTTAGCGCCTTTGAGTGTTGTCAGAGATAGAGAAACTAGCGGAAGTCACTAGTCACTGATCCCTAGTCATTAATATAAGCAGCTAATGACTAATGACTAATGACTAATGACTAATGACTAATGACTAAATCCTCAAATGGGCTTTAGTAATAAATTTTACCGCCACCCCATTTTTCACCGATAATCTTTGGTTGCAGGAGAATATGACCGGCGATCGCCTCCAAGTCATCATCCGTGAGATTTCTCATTTCTGTGAAAATATCTGCACTCTTGGTGCTGGGATGTAATTCGGA
The sequence above is a segment of the Mastigocladopsis repens PCC 10914 genome. Coding sequences within it:
- a CDS encoding cytochrome b N-terminal domain-containing protein; protein product: MHNTQSDVVLRRITTILSVVIITLTLVGATTGILLSFYYEPAAGRAYQSLKIIDTEVPYGWLFHKAHQIAGNAVVVIALIQIVVMFISRQFRKSWLTAWISAILFTLSAIGLGWTAMILSWDQEGFWRFSIELGTIEAIPFVGSVLRDILTGGGAISTVTVQHLYTIHSYLISVAALVLAVVHLLSVLWQEKQMKKMYAQGAPETGERQQQPLNAEG
- a CDS encoding esterase/lipase family protein; this translates as MPLPTVILPGYLESAIAYRPLEKSLQQLGFPTVTVPLRRRDWIPTLGGRPMTPILRQLDDTVKQILQRCNASQINLIGHSAGGWISRIYLGEKPYLGRGEIKSSIWQAYPLVGTLLTLGTPHVSQERWTRWNLDFVNQNYPGAFYKNVRYVCVAGKTIFGQRRRGSWLAYSSYQLTCGKGNTWGDGIIPIEAAHLEGAENLVIEGVKHSPRSSPRWYGSPEPLQAWLSYLI
- the petJ gene encoding cytochrome c6 PetJ, whose translation is MRRVLFIFIFAIALFQFTFIHTAFAGEISNGGKIFNANCASCHIGGGNILIDEKTLKKEALSKYLENYDADSIQAIIYLVQNGKNAMPAYKSKLSEQEILEVAAYVFQKAEQGWQGS
- the petE gene encoding plastocyanin, giving the protein MKFIASSLRRFSLALLTIFLVVSSFAVFAPSAAAETYTVKLGSDKGMLAFEPNKLTIKPGDTIKWVNNKVPPHNVVFDAAKNPNKSADLAKSLSHKQLLMSPGQEYETTFSADTPPGDYTFYCEPHRGAGMVGKVTVQG
- a CDS encoding cytochrome c family protein, whose translation is MNFFCRQVTPGLLSQQDVESLAAFVVTAAPKAPGWGNQDF